In Lacerta agilis isolate rLacAgi1 chromosome 1, rLacAgi1.pri, whole genome shotgun sequence, the following proteins share a genomic window:
- the RAD51 gene encoding DNA repair protein RAD51 homolog 1 produces the protein MCAMAMQLQREEDESLETSTEEGRFGPQPISRLEQCGINANDVKKLEEAGFHTVEAVAYAPKKELLNIKGISEAKADKILAEAAKLVPMGFTTATEFHQQRSEIIQITTGSKELDKLLQGGIETGSITEMFGEFRTGKTQLCLTLAVTCQLPVDRGGAEGKAMYIDTEGTFRPERLLAVAERYGLSGSDVLDNVAYARGFNTDHQTQLLYQASAMMTESRYALLIVDSATALYRTDYSGRGELSARQMHLARFLRMLLRIADEFGVAVVITNQVVAQVDGAAMFAADPKKPIGGNIIAHASTTRLYLRKGRGETRICKIYDSPCLPEAEAMFAINPDGIGDAKD, from the exons ATGTGCGCCATGGCCATGCAATTGCAACGTGAGGAAGATGAAAGTCTGGAAACATCAACAGAGGAGGGACGCTTTGGTCCTCAGCCCATTTCGCGGTTAGAG CAATGTGGTATTAATGCAAATGATGTGAAGAAGTTAGAAGAAGCTGGATTTCACACAGTTGAAGCTGTTGCCTATGCACCGAAGAAGGAATTGCTCAATATTAAAGGCATAAGTGAAGCTAAAGCAGATAAAATCCTG GCAGAAGCAGCAAAATTGGTACCAATGGGATTCACCACAGCAACAGAGTTTCATCAGCAGAGGTCAGAGATCATTCAAATCACGACTGGGTCCAAAGAACTTGATAAGCTGCTTCAAG GAGGAATAGAAACTGGGTCTATTACGGAGATGTTTGGGGAATTCCGCACGGGAAAGACTCAGTTGTGTCTCACACTGGCAGTAACCTGCCAG CTCCCTGTTGATCGAGGCGGTGCTGAAGGGAAGGCCATGTACATTGACACAGAGGGCACATTTCGTCCAGAGCGATTGCTTGCTGTGGCTGAGAG GTATGGCTTATCCGGCAGTGATGTGCTTGATAATGTGGCATATGCACGAGGATTTAACACAGACCATCAGACCCAGCTTCTTTACCAAGCATCTGCTATGATGACTGAATCAAG GTATGCTTTACTGATAGTGGACAGTGCTACAGCCCTTTACCGGACAGATTACTCTGGCCGTGGTGAACTGTCAGCCAGACAGATGCATTTGGCCAGATTTCTACGTATGTTGCTTCGAATTGCAGATGAG TTTGGTGTGGCAGTAGTAATCACGAACCAGGTGGTAGCACAAGTAGATGGAGCTGCAATGTTTGCTGCAGATCCCAAGAAACCTATTGGAGGAAATATCATTGCACATGCTTCAACAACTAG GCTGTACTTGAGAAAAGGTCGGGGTGAAACTAGAATATGCAAAATCTATGATTCGCCTTGCCTCCCTGAAGCAGAAGCCATGTTTGCTATTAATCCTGATGGAATAGGAGATGCTAAAGACTGA